A window of the Apostichopus japonicus isolate 1M-3 chromosome 8, ASM3797524v1, whole genome shotgun sequence genome harbors these coding sequences:
- the LOC139971681 gene encoding uncharacterized protein: protein MDLEFQAGPDLPSPSGEGSSGTQIAQSDVKDMLAQMQAQIKLLCQKVIPGNEEKAKNEVATSAENRPLSEACSLPPHNQEGISLDYDDELLDLLNSPDDTANENDDLISLLESSSELEKQTVKIPTEEQTAFSNIVSSLDLGNKVGTAVLEKVANLVKNICSKKLAPQKLKEKMEKYQHPSNMELLQTSQVNKLIWDNIQLQARTKDLRLQKIQSGNVKAMIALTYLINDVLTGKADQDKENVLLKLTDALAFLGSSNIDLNHFRRDLFKPELKAEYKNLCSNSVPMSTLLFGDDISQQVRDITDANKMSKCCLTPTRGRARGGGFRGKINYRGPYRGGNRRYQPFLGQRHRQYTNQLPRNPQKSTRN, encoded by the coding sequence ATGGACTTAGAGTTCCAGGCAGGACCTGACTTACCTTCGCCTTCGGGAGAAGGAAGTTCTGGTACACAAATCGCCCAAAGCGATGTAAAAGATATGCTTGCTCAAATGCAGGCACAGATTAAATTGTTGTGCCAGAAAGTTATTCCTGGCAATGAAGAGAAAGCTAAAAATGAGGTAGCAACCTCTGCTGAAAATCGACCTCTTTCTGAGGCTTGTTCTCTTCCCCCTCACAATCAGGAGGGGATATCTTTGGACTATGATGATGAGCTTCTAGACTTATTGAACTCACCAGATGATACTGCTAATGAGAATGATGATCTCATCTCTCTTCTTGAAAGTTCTTCAGAACTTGAAAAgcaaactgtaaaaatccctaCGGAGGAACAAACTGCTTTTAGTAACATTGTTTCTAGCCTTGATTTGGGCAATAAAGTCGGTACTGCGGTACTAGAAAAGGTtgcaaatttggtcaaaaatatTTGTTCCAAAAAATTGGCACCacaaaaactgaaagaaaagatggaaaaatATCAACATCCAAGCAATATGGAACTATTGCAGACATCTCAGGTCAACAAATTGATCTGGGACAATATTCAGCTGCAAGCTAGAACCAAAGATTTGAGATTACAAAAGATACAGTCAGGGAACGTTAAGGCTATGATTGCTCTGACTTATCTAATTAATGATGTATTGACTGGCAAGGCTGATCAGGATAAGGAGAATGTCCTGTTGAAGTTGACAGATGCCTTGGCCTTTCTTGGTTCATCTAACATAGACTTGAACCATTTTCGGCGTGATCTTTTCAAGCCGGAACTTAAGGCAGAGTATAAAAATCTTTGTTCAAACTCAGTGCCTATGTCTACTCTGTTATTTGGGGATGACATATCGCAGCAAGTGCGTGACATAACCGATGCAAATAAAATGAGCAAGTGTTGCTTAACTCCCACTAGGGGGAGAGCTAGAGGTGGAGGTTTTAGAGGTAAAATCAATTATCGTGGCCCATACAGAGGAGGCAACAGACGCTACCAGCCTTTTTTAGGCCAACGTCACAGGCAGTACACAAATCAACTGCCGAGAAATCCTCAGAAAAGCACGAGGAATTAA